A genomic segment from Vicugna pacos chromosome 17, VicPac4, whole genome shotgun sequence encodes:
- the C17H3orf86 gene encoding uncharacterized protein C3orf86: MSNSEIGQGKKPLDTFFWINEVTGEITYILLKADAPATSPAPLEKVGERPRPRCGSLQGAPPRAQGAASTPARKPSPPPSPKASLKDTGSRNSLPCTPTHLPAKARATSPPPFSVIPISISPPGGALPVFGPLEPAPLPVASTFPPSPSAPWAFTCKLENALTGKKRFAF; this comes from the coding sequence ATGTCTAACAGTGAGATCGGACAGGGGAAGAAACCTCTAGATACGTTTTTCTGGATTAACGAGGTAACTGGAGAAATTACCTACATTTTGCTGAAGGCAGACGCACCTGCAACTTCTCCAGCTCCTCTTGAGAAGGTCGGAGAGAGGCCAAGACCTCGGTGCGGGAGCCTGCAGGGGGCTCCTCCCAGAGCCCAGGGTGCAGCCAGCACCCCTGCGCGGAAGCCCTCCCCGCCACCCTCTCCTAAGGCTTCACTGAAAGACACTGGCTCAAGAAACTCCCTCCCATGCACACCGACCCATCTCCCGGCCAAAGCGAGAGCCACGAGTCCCCCACCGTTCTCAGTAATTCCTATCAGCATCTCACCACCAGGAGGCGCTCTGCCCGTATTCGGCCCCCTTGAACCAGCCCCTCTGCCCGTTGCCTCTACCTTTCCTCCCAGCCCTTCTGCCCCCTGGGCCTTCACTTGCAAGCTGGAAAATGCCCTTACCGGGAAAAAACGATTTGCCTTTTAA